The Coffea arabica cultivar ET-39 chromosome 6e, Coffea Arabica ET-39 HiFi, whole genome shotgun sequence genome contains the following window.
TTTCTGTGTAAACAGTTATCATCAAATACCACAAAATGATGAAAGGAAAAACCTAACAAAAAGAGGGAAACAGGTAGTGTAAGAATTCACAACACCGTTAACCCTGAATTTACTCTGTAATACATtcgaacaaaaagaaaaatcataagagggaaagaaaataaaagtctTCTGTATCAATGAAAAGAAGCTGATATATGAGAGTAAAGaatgtaaaatataattgaaaacttcatcacaTTGTTCAAACTCTGCTCTGTTAGAATATTTCTTCAACTCTTTGCAGCAAGTGAAGATAAAGCAGAGACGAGGGGATACTTCACGCTTTGTGAGGTGAAACAAGCCCACTTTCAGCAATGAGAATGGATTGCAATTAGAAGTAGAAAGGTACTAAAAGGCTCAGTTGTTGGATTAATCTATATTGAACCTAAGAAGTAAAACAGGTATCATAAGATTCAGAATTGAACTAATACCAGATTATGCTCGGCAACCAAAGCTTCAATGTTTTGCTGATTTAGTTCTTCTGGTCGAAGACGCTCAGAATCATCAATTTTAGCTGGTAATACATGAGAAACTTAATTAatcaaacaccaaaaaaaatggaGTAACCTTGGATCACAGATATAAGATACGTAGGTGATAGGACACGAGAGGAAGAAAGTGGATTCTATTTGAATAACTTACACCACATTTTTTATAGCACCCAAGGCATATCTAAAATTTCTTAAATTTATGGTTGAATTTTGAGCAGCCCACCAATTGAACATACTCTTGTACTTTCATTTACCAAGGCATTCAACTCCAACTTTGGTTTTTTTCCAATGTCTAGAAAAGTTTTCACAACCAAATTTTATCTCTCTTCCTGTTCTGCCATTGAGCCTTGACATGTGCCACAAACTTATTATCAACAATAAGTTAAATTGAATGTTTAACCCTCCACAACACAAGCAACCAGCTAAGTATGTCGCTCAAAAAGTCAGCAAAATGCTAAGGTGACATATTTAGGACATGAAGGTTCATAGAAATGGGCCATTTAGCATCTGCAGTAGATATTTATCATTCATAGACATCTAATTCTGATGTGAACCAAACTTCCAGAATCAATAGCTATATTTAGTATCTATGGCTATATTAAACGTTACAACTTTAGTTTACAAAACAGACCATTGTGtattgaagaaagaaaattcaGTTGATAATAAAATTAGCCACCGAGAAGGTTCCTCTCATGGTAAACATTGTTTACTCTCACCTACTATATGGAACAAAACCATCACCTCTATTGTATGAGTATACAAGTCAATTTGGCAAAACATCTAAATACAACTATTTGATGGTGAAAGTTAATTTCAAAAAAGTCTTTTTGATTAAAAGTATAACACAATACAACTACTTTGTAAATAGTCTACATAAGCTTGTAGCAAGCCATTAAGCATTTTTCATGTAACAATTACACTTTCAAATATAGTGTAAGAACAGATTACACATCTAGTATCTTCTCATtatctttttcaagaaataatATAATAGTATCCTGCAAGTTGACATAAATAGATGAACCTTTtacaactaaaacaaaagaataaagatTAACATCCTTGAAGTTACACTTTTAAGACGGCATGCAGTATCCACGGAATACCAATAATCTGACATCAAATAAGACTATAAATACCTTCCTTCTGgtcttttcttgaaattttagaGAATATGAGAATATCCTGGGGATTTGCAACCTATAATCACAAAACAATTATGCATCTGTAGAGTTCAGGAAGAAAAGAATACTATTTCCTCTCTCAATATAATAAATGGAAGAAGGTACCTTCCCCACATACTTCTGTCCAAACCTCTGAGGATTTATCGTCATAAAACCAGAGTAGTCTACCTGTCACACTCAAATGAGCAGGATGGATAAGAAGTACATAAAGAATGACAAATGCGAAACGAGAACCACATACAAGATGGGAGTCACCTTTACTCGAACTAAAGGAAGCTTGAGTTCTGACTTGTTAACAGCCTTTTGGCCAGACCTCTTTATCAGATTGCTCACCTGCTCCatcaaaatttcatttaagtTTGTGCAAGATTAGTGGGAAAGTTAAAGAAGAAGACAAATACTAtctaaagaaagaaaactaaaagaaattttcaacagACTTTTTCTTTGAACCTCCAATACAGCTTGATATATGTGAAGACCAAAAGAGTTAccaaaattacaagaataacATTTATGAATCTTAAAATTGTGCCATGCTGAAGACTGCGATAGGCAAAATATATCGTTGACCACCAACCATACATATTACACATTACACATTATGGATATCAATATCTCCATAAGATGTACAAACACATTGCATAACCCCAAACCATAAGCAACTCAAATTGCCTTGATAAGCTGGATtgaccaaaaaaacaaaaaagtgcaGGTTGGAGTTGGCCTAAAAGTTGATAAATGTTAACTTGTTTGAAGTGATATTTATGCCCAATTTGTTTGTCTTAGATCAAGATTCAACTCTTAGTAAGTTAGAAAATGAAACTAACAGTGAAAaagtaaaattatcaaattaccATGTGGCACTATGAGAGGCTTGAAGCCTACATCGATAAGTTACTAGTAAGTGAGAAGTCATCATCATTAGAGCATCAGAAAGTGAGTTCAGGTCAAAcctaataaaatataaaataaactCTTAACAAATCAGGATGTCTGGAAACAGAAAAAAACAGTAGAATAAGATGTTTACCACTTTGTCCAAATGCTCAAGAATTGAATTTTGATCATTAGGATCAATATCAGGTTCATCCTTCAATACAACCTGCACCAGGAAATCTAGGCAGTTAGTAAAAGTCCCATTCAATCATGAACACAGCATGAAAAGAAACTACCTCGGTATATTCAAATGGCCTGACCGAGGCCAGTGGAATCTTTGTTGGGCGGTATTGATTTCCCTATACATCAGATGGACACATAATTACAACATCTTTTGGAAATGTAGAAATGATAAGAATATATGCAGCAGGAGAACTCTAGGAATTGGCCCAAAATTTAACCTTAATCTCCAAAAGAAGTACATGCTTTTGTTTTGATTCACCCTCAATTAGTGATGTAGCAACAGAAGAACCTGGTTGAGTAATGTGGAATCCCATACCCGGAACTTCCTGCACATTGATGCAGATCAACCATACATGATACAGAACATATTTTGGGCAAACCAAATACAAAACCTCCACACCAGGGTTACCTGAGGGTCAACTAAACATTCATGTTCATGGCCCCAGACAATGAAATCCATAAACCGTGGTAGAAAATGCTCATTTATGGCATTTTTAGGATTTGTCTTCACTCTGAATGCAAGAAATCAACCTCCATCACTATAGAAAAAATTGATACTGGAAAAAATGAACCAACAAGATTAAGCATATTTTCTCTCGTCACTATTATATACCACGTGCCCTCAGAAAAACCTGTTTTGATGAAGTACAAGGATATTGAACCAGTCTGATACTTGACAACCTTCTTGAGCTTCAGGTCGCATCCATTGTACTGCATGTGGTGTCTACAGTATCAAGAGAAGTCAGAGCGGATAGCTAGTCGCAGTggaatatttaaaaataaaagcaCCCAAAAAGTGTACCTGGAACATTCTATTCAAGCGTTCATCTCTAATATTCCCAAGGCCATAAAGGGCAACAGAAGTCGAACCCTACAATTCATGTAGTTAGAGgaccattttatcaaaatctccaaaaaatACATGCATCAAATCTGTATCATCCATTAAATAGACACACTGACAGACCTTCCTAATAAGAATGGGGTAGAGGGTGATCTGTCCGACTCCAGAACCACCAAGGACCGTTTTTCCGAAGTAGTTCACAAGATTGCACGCCGAAAGTATGTCAATAGCAGAAAGGTTGTCCTGCCATAGTGGACAACAATAATAGCCCACAGAAAATAGTGTTTAAGAAGATATATATGTAAGTGGCATATTAAGATAAGGCTTTGGATTGCacctaaaatttttcaaaagagaaaaggcaGCATTCAAATCTAGAATAAACTATCAAATATGAACGGGATATCCAGATAAGATCATCATTTTGTTGCAAAAGGAATAGGAATTATAGAAATTTGGCAAAAGCATCTGAGTTACAGCTATGCATCAGCTCTTAGACTCAGACAACAGATTTTGCTTGAAACAAATTGCAAGGAAGCTCCTTAATAACACACTTTTTCCCTACAAATAGATCAACTCCACATTTCTATGCAATGGCAAATATAGGTAATATGTAGCATTTTACCATAAATTCCATACCACTCCAGCAGGATCGTCGTGATTTCCATGAATGCTGAAAACTGGCAAACCAACATTAAAATGGGGGTCTTCATAATTTACATGACCAAATCTGGAGAGATCAACAAGTACAAAAGGAAGATGGaaaatgtaaatagaacttATACTGTACAATTCATGCGAAAACATGCACTCAATATATAATGACCAAATTGAAAGTATTATACTCTACCAGGAAGAAGTACAAAATGTGCAAACTACTAAaagatgtgaaatatctgaaaacAAAGCACTCCTGGAAGTCCGACATTCTAAAACTAGCTGCAGAAAGTAGATATTTGAAACACAGAACATTTAAGAAATAATTTCTCACTACTGCCACAGTATGAAGGCAGATACACAGTGAATCAAGTGCAAAAGATCAGTGGCTCAAACTTTTCAACTTCTTTTCTTAAAGGTGT
Protein-coding sequences here:
- the LOC113697444 gene encoding double-strand break repair protein MRE11 isoform X3; translated protein: MEFMDNLSAIDILSACNLVNYFGKTVLGGSGVGQITLYPILIRKGSTSVALYGLGNIRDERLNRMFQTPHAVQWMRPEAQEGCQVSDWFNILVLHQNRVKTNPKNAINEHFLPRFMDFIVWGHEHECLVDPQEVPGMGFHITQPGSSVATSLIEGESKQKHVLLLEIKGNQYRPTKIPLASVRPFEYTEVVLKDEPDIDPNDQNSILEHLDKVVSNLIKRSGQKAVNKSELKLPLVRVKVDYSGFMTINPQRFGQKYVGKVANPQDILIFSKISRKDQKEAKIDDSERLRPEELNQQNIEALVAEHNLKMEILPVNDLDIALHNFVSKDDKMAFYSCVRYNLEETRNKIARDSDSLKFDEKDIIVKVGESLQERVKERASQTKDTLQFTSSGQLLEDMGNTGVGSAVSFSDDEDTSVLSSSKARTRGCKDASDVGKTTSRGRGRGRGRGRGRSSTNLKQTTLDVAMGLRQSQRSASTAAMASVRTIAEDEENVVSSSDDGAEHCINDIENSSEEKSVRGKGQKRAAPRGRGRGSTTASKRGRKSDNASSSFHKMLMNRDDDDDDDDDDMAKKNRSQTRATRNYGALRR